The Actinobacillus succinogenes 130Z region GCGAGAAAACAAACTAAAATAAAATGAGTTGCCCATACCCGATAACGTACTGATTTAGATTGAACAATCGCCATAGATACTCCTTAAATCAATTGAGGTTGAGGATAATCCTTAACCCGAAACATTTCTATAATTCCATTTTGGTCGCTTTAATATTCAATAATGCCAAACCGCCTACTAACAGGAAGATAATAGTCGCAATAGCCGCTGCCAGGCCGAAATCCTGAGTACCGCTGCCTTCAAATGCAATACGGTACGTATAACTGACCAACAAATCGGTATAACCCGCCGGAGTTGTCGTGCCGATCATATCCGGGCGACCGTTGGTTAATAATTGAATCAGAACGAAGTTATTAAAGTTGAAGGCAAAAGAGGCTATCATCAACGGAGTCAATGGTTTTAACAGCAACGGAAAGGTAATTTTGCTGAAATTTTGCCAAGTCGAAGCGCCGTCCATTGCGGAGGCTTCGTATAAATCCGACGGAATGGCTTTTAATAAGCCCATACATAAAATCATCATATAAGGATATCCCAACCAAGTATTGACGATAAGAATCATCACCTTGGCAAGAAAAGGATCATTAAACCATTCGGGGCTGATACCGAATAATTGATTCAGAATTATATTGATTTCACCGAAACTTTGGTTAAACAACCCTTTGAAAATCAAGATAGAAATAAAAGATGGCACAGCATAGGGCAAAATCAATAATAATCGATAAACCGCTTTGCCTTTCAGGGCTTCCCATTGCATTAAACAAGCCAGTATCATACCGAGAATAACGGTGAATACCACAGTTAACAGCGAGAACACCACCGTCCAAATAAAGATTTGTACAAAAGGTTTTTGGATACCTTTATCCGTGAAAATTTTGACAAAATTATGAAAACCGGAACCTACCGTATAACCCGGTTCGAGAGTTTCGTTTAGCCAATCACCGCTTTCATTTACAGCCTGAAAAAATCCGGTTTCATCATTAGCTTTATATAATTTGCCGTTTTCATTATTGCGTAAGATATTATTTTCTTTATCAAACTGATAACGGGCTTTTTGTTCGGAAAACTGGCGCAATGAACTCATGGTCAGTTCGTTATTATTCGGTAAGATTACTTTCATTGCCTGAAGAAATCTACGATTTTGAGTAATAATTTTCAACGGGGCAATCTCGCCTGCAGGTTCAGCTTGTTCGTTAACCGGCACATTCTCCGTATTAAGTGCAACGCTTTCTGACACGAAAGTCTGCGCCGTGGCGGGATTGGTTAATACGATTTTATATTTATTATCCGCCTGCGGGTAAAGCTTAAAATTATATTTGTCACCGGAAAAATAACGTTGTTCGGTAAGTACGGAAAGTACACGTTCAAAAGACAACTGGTTCGATCCGCTGTAATTGGTAAAAGCGATAGCTATGGTCGCCACTAAAGGGAATAAAATAAAAATAGTCATCCCCATAATACCGGGATAAACATAACGCCATGCATAAGCGTTTGGG contains the following coding sequences:
- the malF gene encoding maltose ABC transporter permease MalF, coding for MPILTQFQSTQWLKYLIAGFVLLLDFYLVGLMYLQGEYLFAILTLVILTSGVYVFTNPNAYAWRYVYPGIMGMTIFILFPLVATIAIAFTNYSGSNQLSFERVLSVLTEQRYFSGDKYNFKLYPQADNKYKIVLTNPATAQTFVSESVALNTENVPVNEQAEPAGEIAPLKIITQNRRFLQAMKVILPNNNELTMSSLRQFSEQKARYQFDKENNILRNNENGKLYKANDETGFFQAVNESGDWLNETLEPGYTVGSGFHNFVKIFTDKGIQKPFVQIFIWTVVFSLLTVVFTVILGMILACLMQWEALKGKAVYRLLLILPYAVPSFISILIFKGLFNQSFGEINIILNQLFGISPEWFNDPFLAKVMILIVNTWLGYPYMMILCMGLLKAIPSDLYEASAMDGASTWQNFSKITFPLLLKPLTPLMIASFAFNFNNFVLIQLLTNGRPDMIGTTTPAGYTDLLVSYTYRIAFEGSGTQDFGLAAAIATIIFLLVGGLALLNIKATKMEL